One window of the Chanos chanos chromosome 11, fChaCha1.1, whole genome shotgun sequence genome contains the following:
- the LOC115823843 gene encoding butyrophilin subfamily 1 member A1-like, whose protein sequence is MLITIWMWVFVSVLYCHAEVPDTFSVVVPDGPVSAKLGSSVVLPCSLSPSFSAVELEVRWYRPSKFKTPVLLYKDQKIQESPVDPQYGDRVSLIGRLEEGNVSLKLENITLSDRGKYEGHISSANWYERCIISLTINVLGSLPVLSFTETGGGYLNVTCVSDGWSPQPTVTWRDREGKEIKQNSNVMYKTDSDDLVSVSSWLLFSPSESEWISCSVSLSDQEKREGRVIPVRTKMSTASKTEHLTLDTSTCHEHLTVNKGRKEVTYQPRKKTNNKNKQKQKAKENEASNLMLDVLCEKKFDSGVHYWEVIVLDEEKAVPPKLSWYVGVTSHEKQRKKEPLTPENGYWVLQYERGKGFYVNTGLPSPVLVRDLFSTLGVYLDMKKNTLSFYDVDSKSHLYTFTEVKSERNLIPLLSPGALGHRSRLHYSFCGEDCCVARKAKKTPSLPATESDSEQGESEESDRERASENRAEASQGQDQGGSNPFSPGQMT, encoded by the exons ATGTTGATCACCATATGgatgtgggtgtttgtgtctgtgctatATTGTCACGCTGAAG TTCCAGATACATTTTCCGTGGTGGTTCCTGATGGTCCAGTCTCAGCCAAACTGGGATCCTCTGTGGTTTTGCCCTGtagtctctctccttccttcagtGCTGTGGAGCTGGAGGTGCGCTGGTACAGGCCCAGTAAATTCAAGACTCCAGTTTTATTGTACAAGGATCAGAAGATCCAGGAGAGTCCTGTAGATCCGCAGTACGgggacagagtgtctctgatagggagactggaggaggggaatgtgtctctgaagctggagaacatcacactgtcagacagaggaaaatatgAGGGTCACATCAGTAGTGCAAATTGGTATGAGAGGTGCATAATATCACTCACAATAAATG TCCTGGGCTCTCTACCAGTCCTTTCATTCACTGAGACAGGAGGAGGATATTtgaatgtgacctgtgtgtcagatggttGGTCTCCACAGCCCACAGtaacctggagagacagagaagggaaagagatcaaacagaacagtaatgtgatgtacaAGACAG ATAGTGATGAtctggtgagtgtgagttcttggctgctcttctctccctctgagtcagagtggatctcctgctctgtcagtttatctgatcaggagaagagagagggcagagtgaTACCAGTCAGAACAAAAATGTCCACAGCTTCCAAAACTG AGCATCTCACACTGGACACATCTACATGTCATGAACATCTGACAGTTAATAAGGGAAGAAAGGAAGTGACTTAtcagccaagaaaaaaaacaaacaacaaaaacaaacaaaaacaaaaggctaAAGAGAATGAAGCTTCCAATTTAATGCttgatgtgctgtgtgagaaGAAGTTTGACTCAGGCGTGCACTATTGGGAAGTGATTGTGCTTGATGAAGAGAAAGCTGTTCCACCTAAACTGTCCTGGTATGTCGGTGTGACTTCTcatgaaaagcaaagaaagaaagagccatTAACTCCAGAGAATGGTTACTGGGTTCTCCAGtatgaaagagggaaaggatTCTATGTAAACACTGGCCTTCCAAGCCCAGTGTTAGTAAGAGACTTGTTCTCCACACTGGGGGTGTATTTAGACATGAAAAAGaacactctgtctttctatgaTGTAGATTCAAAATCACATCTTTATACTTTCACTGAGGTCAAATCTGAACGTAACCTGATTCCGTTGTTGAGTCCTG GAGCACTGGGTCACAGAAGTAGATTGCACTACTCTTTTTGCGGTGAGGATTGCTGTGTTGCCCGTAAG GCCAAAAAGACGCCTAGCCTGCCAGCCACTGAAAGTGACTCAGAGCAGGGTGAGAGCGAGGAGAGTGACCGGGAGAGAGCATCAGAGAACCGAGCAGAGGCCAGCCAAGGTCAAGACCAAGGTGGCTCCAACCCCTTTTCACCAGGCCAGATGACCTAG